The Arcobacter sp. F2176 DNA window ATTCTTTTCTAAAATATCAGATTCTATTGTTTGTAACAAACCACTAGATTTAGCTTTGTATAATCCTGCTGCATCAACTGTTATTAAAACATCAGCAGGTGATTTTTCTCCTTCTGTTTGTATTCTTTTAATTAAAGCTTTTGCTTCAGCTTTTACTATATTTACTTTTATACCAGTTTTTTTTTCAAACATTTTAAATAGTTCTTTGTCTGTATCATAATGTCTATGTGAATAGATATTTACTTCTTGTGTAGCAAATAATGAACTTGAAAATATTAATATACTGATTCCTAATTTTTTTAACATGTTGCCCCTTTTATTTTTGAAACTATGAATAATATAAAACTAAAACTTAGTATATTCTTAGTTACAATAATCATTATCATTATATTTATTGTTTATAATACTTTTATAAAGTAAATTTGATATAATATATTTTTAAATAAGGAAAATGAGAAAATGATATTAATGATTGATAATTATGACTCTTTTACATATAATATTGTGCAATATTGTTTAGAGTTAGGTGCTGATTTAAAAGTAATAAGAAATGATGAACTAAGCGTGGAAGAGATTGAACAACTTAATCCTGAAAAGATAATAATTTCTCCAGGCCCTGCAACTCCAGATGATGCAGGAATATGTTTAGAAGTCATTGAATATTTTGCTGATAAAAAACCTATATTTGGTATTTGTTTAGGACATCAAAGTATTGCACAAGTATTTGGTGCAAAAGTTGTTAGAGCAGATAACATGATGCATGGAAAAATCTCAAAAGTAAAAGTCTTAAATGATACAATTTTATTTAATGGACTGCCAAATGAATTTACTCAAACTAGATATCATTCATTAACTGTTATGCAAGATAATTTACCCTCTTGTATTAAAGTTACCTCTAAAAGTTTAGATGATAATGAAATTATGTCTTTGGAAATTGAAGGTAAAAAAATTTATGGAGTTCAATTTCA harbors:
- a CDS encoding aminodeoxychorismate/anthranilate synthase component II, whose product is MILMIDNYDSFTYNIVQYCLELGADLKVIRNDELSVEEIEQLNPEKIIISPGPATPDDAGICLEVIEYFADKKPIFGICLGHQSIAQVFGAKVVRADNMMHGKISKVKVLNDTILFNGLPNEFTQTRYHSLTVMQDNLPSCIKVTSKSLDDNEIMSLEIEGKKIYGVQFHPESIMSEYGYEIIGNFLKI